A genomic window from Diospyros lotus cultivar Yz01 chromosome 2, ASM1463336v1, whole genome shotgun sequence includes:
- the LOC127795488 gene encoding tRNA (guanine(37)-N1)-methyltransferase 2-like isoform X2, with product MLDRPRIKPITEDPTCEKNRYMILSEKVQNSDLSDIPSQKLDELKALCKIEVVPYSLTLGYSYWGADHVLKQILPPGLEIPSSFETIGHIAHLNISDELLPYKDVIAKVIYDKNYPRIRTVVNKVGTITNEFRVPKFEVLAGLADMVTVVKQYGATFKLDYSLVYWNSRLEHEHIRLISQFRPGEIICDMFAGVGPFAIPAAQKGCVVYANDLNPNSIHYLKINAEINRVNDLVHTYNMDARKFICQLMAVPTCETDGKTDVPVLKDQEKRSIQANGKRKLQDIKPADNVEEVCSNKSISVEGVKGLCRNPDASITTSKRQPESFQEANNLKHDTNKQTRCADLLNKKPWEHVDHIIMNLPASALQFLDVFNGLIQRRHWKGSLPWIHCYCFMRSNETEEFIISVAQSALNANVQKPIFHRVRDVAPNKAMFCLSFRLPEKHASRKVSQTVSILPVRRIQTLAALINLNQAGPYSCLT from the exons ATGCTTGACAGACCCCGCATCAAACCTATCACTGAAGATCCAACATGTGAGAAGAATCGTTATATGATATTATCTGAAAAAGTTCAGAATTCTG ATTTATCTGATATTCCAAGCCAAAAGCTAGATGAACTAAAGGCACTCTGCAAAATTGAAGTAGTGCCCTACTCATTGACACTTGGATATTCCTACTGGGGTGCAG ACCATGTGTTGAAGCAGATTCTGCCACCTGGACTTGAGATACCTTCATCTTTTGAAACAATAG GTCACATAGCCCATCTCAATATCAGTGATGAACTGCTTCCTTACAAGGATGTTATTGCGAAGGTTATCTATGAT aaAAATTATCCCAGAATCAGAACAGTTGTTAATAAAGTTGGAACTATTACCAATGAATTCCGTGTACCAAAGTTCGAGGTACTGGCAGGATTAGCCGATATGGTTACTGTAGTGAAGCAGTATGGTGCTACATTCAAGCTTGACTACAGCTTGGTCTACTGGAATTCAAGGTTGGAACATGAACATATAAGGCTAATTTCTCAATTCAGGCCGGGGGAAATCATTTGTGACATGTTTGCTGGTGTTGGTCCATTTGCTATTCCAGCTGCCCAGAAAGGATGTGTAGTATATGCAAATGATTTAAATCCAAATAGCATTCATTATTTGAAGATTAATGCAGAAATTAACAGAGTCAATGATCTGGTCCACACATACAATATGGATGCAAGGAAATTCATATGTCAATTGATGGCAGTGCCCACTTGTGAAACTGATGGAAAAACTGATGTTCCCGTCCTTAAAGATCAGGAGAAACGCAGCATACAGGCAAATGGCAAAAGGAAGTTGCAGGACATAAAGCCGGCAG ATAATGTGGAAGAAGTATGCAGTAACAAGTCAATCAGTGTGGAGGGTGTCAAAGGGTTATGTAGAAATCCAGATGCAAGCATTACTACAAGTAAACGACAGCCTGAAAGTTTTCAGGAAG CcaataatttaaaacatgacaCAAATAAGCAAACGAGATGTGCTGATTTATTGAACAAGAAGCCCTGGGAGCATGTTGACCACATAATAATGAATTTACCAGCTTCAGCTCTACAATTTCTTG ATGTGTTTAATGGACTTATCCAAAGAAGACACTGGAAAGGTTCTTTGCCATGGATTCACTGCTATTGCTTCATGCGGTCAAATGAGACAGAAGAATTCATAATATCA GTGGCACAATCTGCCTTGAATGCCAATGTACAGAAACCAATATTTCATAGGGTTAGAGATGTTGCTCCAAACAAG GCAATGTTTTGTTTAAGCTTCAGGTTACCGGAGAAGCATGCTTCAAGGAAGGTATCACAGACAGTGTCGATTCTGCCAGTACGTAGAATTCAAACGCTCGCAGCTCTAATCAATCTTAATCAAGCAGGACCTTACTCCTGCCTAACCTAA
- the LOC127795488 gene encoding tRNA (guanine(37)-N1)-methyltransferase 2-like isoform X3, which yields MDLSDIPSQKLDELKALCKIEVVPYSLTLGYSYWGADHVLKQILPPGLEIPSSFETIGHIAHLNISDELLPYKDVIAKVIYDKNYPRIRTVVNKVGTITNEFRVPKFEVLAGLADMVTVVKQYGATFKLDYSLVYWNSRLEHEHIRLISQFRPGEIICDMFAGVGPFAIPAAQKGCVVYANDLNPNSIHYLKINAEINRVNDLVHTYNMDARKFICQLMAVPTCETDGKTDVPVLKDQEKRSIQANGKRKLQDIKPADNVEEVCSNKSISVEGVKGLCRNPDASITTSKRQPESFQEANNLKHDTNKQTRCADLLNKKPWEHVDHIIMNLPASALQFLDVFNGLIQRRHWKGSLPWIHCYCFMRSNETEEFIISVAQSALNANVQKPIFHRVRDVAPNKAMFCLSFRLPEKHASRKVSQTVSILPVRRIQTLAALINLNQAGPYSCLT from the exons ATGG ATTTATCTGATATTCCAAGCCAAAAGCTAGATGAACTAAAGGCACTCTGCAAAATTGAAGTAGTGCCCTACTCATTGACACTTGGATATTCCTACTGGGGTGCAG ACCATGTGTTGAAGCAGATTCTGCCACCTGGACTTGAGATACCTTCATCTTTTGAAACAATAG GTCACATAGCCCATCTCAATATCAGTGATGAACTGCTTCCTTACAAGGATGTTATTGCGAAGGTTATCTATGAT aaAAATTATCCCAGAATCAGAACAGTTGTTAATAAAGTTGGAACTATTACCAATGAATTCCGTGTACCAAAGTTCGAGGTACTGGCAGGATTAGCCGATATGGTTACTGTAGTGAAGCAGTATGGTGCTACATTCAAGCTTGACTACAGCTTGGTCTACTGGAATTCAAGGTTGGAACATGAACATATAAGGCTAATTTCTCAATTCAGGCCGGGGGAAATCATTTGTGACATGTTTGCTGGTGTTGGTCCATTTGCTATTCCAGCTGCCCAGAAAGGATGTGTAGTATATGCAAATGATTTAAATCCAAATAGCATTCATTATTTGAAGATTAATGCAGAAATTAACAGAGTCAATGATCTGGTCCACACATACAATATGGATGCAAGGAAATTCATATGTCAATTGATGGCAGTGCCCACTTGTGAAACTGATGGAAAAACTGATGTTCCCGTCCTTAAAGATCAGGAGAAACGCAGCATACAGGCAAATGGCAAAAGGAAGTTGCAGGACATAAAGCCGGCAG ATAATGTGGAAGAAGTATGCAGTAACAAGTCAATCAGTGTGGAGGGTGTCAAAGGGTTATGTAGAAATCCAGATGCAAGCATTACTACAAGTAAACGACAGCCTGAAAGTTTTCAGGAAG CcaataatttaaaacatgacaCAAATAAGCAAACGAGATGTGCTGATTTATTGAACAAGAAGCCCTGGGAGCATGTTGACCACATAATAATGAATTTACCAGCTTCAGCTCTACAATTTCTTG ATGTGTTTAATGGACTTATCCAAAGAAGACACTGGAAAGGTTCTTTGCCATGGATTCACTGCTATTGCTTCATGCGGTCAAATGAGACAGAAGAATTCATAATATCA GTGGCACAATCTGCCTTGAATGCCAATGTACAGAAACCAATATTTCATAGGGTTAGAGATGTTGCTCCAAACAAG GCAATGTTTTGTTTAAGCTTCAGGTTACCGGAGAAGCATGCTTCAAGGAAGGTATCACAGACAGTGTCGATTCTGCCAGTACGTAGAATTCAAACGCTCGCAGCTCTAATCAATCTTAATCAAGCAGGACCTTACTCCTGCCTAACCTAA
- the LOC127795488 gene encoding tRNA (guanine(37)-N1)-methyltransferase 2-like isoform X1, translating into MEGAILDESKFDMHLKLWAIQIPREMCKAATRVLNGYMLDRPRIKPITEDPTCEKNRYMILSEKVQNSDLSDIPSQKLDELKALCKIEVVPYSLTLGYSYWGADHVLKQILPPGLEIPSSFETIGHIAHLNISDELLPYKDVIAKVIYDKNYPRIRTVVNKVGTITNEFRVPKFEVLAGLADMVTVVKQYGATFKLDYSLVYWNSRLEHEHIRLISQFRPGEIICDMFAGVGPFAIPAAQKGCVVYANDLNPNSIHYLKINAEINRVNDLVHTYNMDARKFICQLMAVPTCETDGKTDVPVLKDQEKRSIQANGKRKLQDIKPADNVEEVCSNKSISVEGVKGLCRNPDASITTSKRQPESFQEANNLKHDTNKQTRCADLLNKKPWEHVDHIIMNLPASALQFLDVFNGLIQRRHWKGSLPWIHCYCFMRSNETEEFIISVAQSALNANVQKPIFHRVRDVAPNKAMFCLSFRLPEKHASRKVSQTVSILPVRRIQTLAALINLNQAGPYSCLT; encoded by the exons ATGGAAGGTGCTATTTTGGACGAAAGCAAGTTTGATATGCATTTGAAGTTGTGGGCCATTCAAATTCCTCGAGAAATGTGCAAGGCCGCCACTAGGGTACTAAATGG CTACATGCTTGACAGACCCCGCATCAAACCTATCACTGAAGATCCAACATGTGAGAAGAATCGTTATATGATATTATCTGAAAAAGTTCAGAATTCTG ATTTATCTGATATTCCAAGCCAAAAGCTAGATGAACTAAAGGCACTCTGCAAAATTGAAGTAGTGCCCTACTCATTGACACTTGGATATTCCTACTGGGGTGCAG ACCATGTGTTGAAGCAGATTCTGCCACCTGGACTTGAGATACCTTCATCTTTTGAAACAATAG GTCACATAGCCCATCTCAATATCAGTGATGAACTGCTTCCTTACAAGGATGTTATTGCGAAGGTTATCTATGAT aaAAATTATCCCAGAATCAGAACAGTTGTTAATAAAGTTGGAACTATTACCAATGAATTCCGTGTACCAAAGTTCGAGGTACTGGCAGGATTAGCCGATATGGTTACTGTAGTGAAGCAGTATGGTGCTACATTCAAGCTTGACTACAGCTTGGTCTACTGGAATTCAAGGTTGGAACATGAACATATAAGGCTAATTTCTCAATTCAGGCCGGGGGAAATCATTTGTGACATGTTTGCTGGTGTTGGTCCATTTGCTATTCCAGCTGCCCAGAAAGGATGTGTAGTATATGCAAATGATTTAAATCCAAATAGCATTCATTATTTGAAGATTAATGCAGAAATTAACAGAGTCAATGATCTGGTCCACACATACAATATGGATGCAAGGAAATTCATATGTCAATTGATGGCAGTGCCCACTTGTGAAACTGATGGAAAAACTGATGTTCCCGTCCTTAAAGATCAGGAGAAACGCAGCATACAGGCAAATGGCAAAAGGAAGTTGCAGGACATAAAGCCGGCAG ATAATGTGGAAGAAGTATGCAGTAACAAGTCAATCAGTGTGGAGGGTGTCAAAGGGTTATGTAGAAATCCAGATGCAAGCATTACTACAAGTAAACGACAGCCTGAAAGTTTTCAGGAAG CcaataatttaaaacatgacaCAAATAAGCAAACGAGATGTGCTGATTTATTGAACAAGAAGCCCTGGGAGCATGTTGACCACATAATAATGAATTTACCAGCTTCAGCTCTACAATTTCTTG ATGTGTTTAATGGACTTATCCAAAGAAGACACTGGAAAGGTTCTTTGCCATGGATTCACTGCTATTGCTTCATGCGGTCAAATGAGACAGAAGAATTCATAATATCA GTGGCACAATCTGCCTTGAATGCCAATGTACAGAAACCAATATTTCATAGGGTTAGAGATGTTGCTCCAAACAAG GCAATGTTTTGTTTAAGCTTCAGGTTACCGGAGAAGCATGCTTCAAGGAAGGTATCACAGACAGTGTCGATTCTGCCAGTACGTAGAATTCAAACGCTCGCAGCTCTAATCAATCTTAATCAAGCAGGACCTTACTCCTGCCTAACCTAA